The following are encoded in a window of Ferribacterium limneticum genomic DNA:
- a CDS encoding response regulator transcription factor, with protein sequence MTEPTLIIDDDPSFNAILVRTLERRGHPARGELDAASALAAAREMQAGRVVLDLNLNGTSGLALIPQLLAINPECRIVVLTGYASITTAVDAVKLGAVQYLAKPVEVEAILAALDDDDSPDFDVPASDEPLSVDRLEWEHIQRVLNENDGNISATARALKMHRRTLQRKLSKRPVKT encoded by the coding sequence ATGACCGAACCAACGCTGATCATCGACGATGACCCGAGCTTCAACGCCATCCTCGTCCGCACGCTGGAACGCCGCGGCCACCCGGCCCGCGGTGAGCTCGATGCGGCATCGGCGCTGGCGGCAGCGCGGGAAATGCAGGCCGGGCGCGTCGTACTTGATCTCAACCTGAACGGCACGTCGGGCCTCGCCCTGATCCCGCAACTGCTGGCCATCAACCCGGAGTGCCGGATTGTTGTGTTGACCGGCTACGCCAGCATCACCACCGCCGTCGACGCGGTGAAACTCGGTGCCGTTCAGTACTTGGCAAAGCCGGTCGAAGTCGAAGCCATCCTCGCCGCCCTCGACGATGACGACAGCCCGGATTTCGACGTCCCCGCGTCGGATGAACCGCTGTCGGTCGACCGCCTGGAATGGGAACACATCCAGCGCGTTCTCAATGAAAACGACGGCAACATCTCAGCCACAGCCCGCGCCCTCAAAATGCACCGGCGGACGTTGCAGCGCAAACTGTCGAAACGGCCGGTCAAGACCTGA
- a CDS encoding DUF2971 domain-containing protein, with translation MYKYFGPERMDVLKGCMVRYSPLGAFNDPFEGRPEILSVTSSQQAKETLQAVIPEAIKEALDSVPAELKALIPQHMLETWMREQMAAKESEMLGFLQSLTPKIPQLMSSTFDKALGAFCLSEVPDSLLMWSHYGASHAGFALEFDARHVYFHQQKGPEDEFRHLRRVEYRETRPSANLTDFDGVDVFLVKSGHWAYEREWRIFRALQEADSVIPAEPYSFHLFRFPPDALHSVILGARATSETEDLVKEILLGNSELSHVRLRNARADDSHFLLRIEDCPA, from the coding sequence ATGTACAAGTATTTCGGCCCTGAACGCATGGACGTTCTGAAGGGCTGCATGGTCCGGTATAGCCCTCTGGGAGCATTTAATGACCCTTTCGAGGGGCGCCCTGAGATTTTGTCTGTCACGTCTTCGCAGCAAGCCAAGGAAACACTTCAGGCTGTAATTCCAGAGGCGATAAAAGAAGCCCTCGACTCAGTTCCTGCCGAGTTGAAGGCTCTGATCCCCCAGCACATGCTGGAAACTTGGATGCGGGAACAGATGGCAGCCAAAGAGTCGGAGATGCTGGGCTTCCTGCAATCGCTCACACCGAAAATTCCGCAACTCATGTCGAGCACGTTCGACAAAGCTTTAGGGGCGTTTTGCTTATCCGAAGTGCCGGACAGTCTGCTGATGTGGTCCCACTACGGGGCGAGCCACGCGGGATTCGCCCTGGAGTTCGATGCTCGACACGTGTACTTCCACCAACAGAAAGGGCCTGAAGATGAGTTTCGGCATTTGCGGCGCGTTGAGTATCGGGAAACTAGGCCTAGCGCGAATCTGACGGATTTCGATGGTGTAGATGTTTTCTTGGTGAAAAGTGGGCATTGGGCCTACGAACGAGAGTGGCGAATATTCCGTGCTTTACAAGAAGCGGATTCGGTAATTCCTGCTGAACCCTACAGCTTTCACCTGTTTCGCTTCCCTCCCGACGCACTCCATTCAGTAATTCTCGGGGCTAGAGCCACTAGTGAAACCGAAGATTTGGTAAAGGAGATCTTGCTTGGCAACAGTGAGTTAAGCCATGTCAGGTTAAGGAATGCCCGAGCCGATGATTCCCATTTCCTATTGCGCATCGAGGATTGCCCGGCCTAG
- a CDS encoding copper chaperone PCu(A)C: MKQLSLLAASLMFSAGVLAGAADNVSVQDPYVRLAPPNAPATGAFMVIKNNGDKDVKVVKADNPVSKVTELHTHLNEGGVMKMRPVPSIDIKAKGEAVLKPGSLHVMMIDLKAPMKEGDVVPITLSFDDGSTKQVDAKVVRPMAAPMPAAMEHKH, encoded by the coding sequence ATGAAACAACTGTCCCTGCTTGCAGCCAGCCTGATGTTCTCGGCCGGTGTCCTGGCCGGTGCCGCCGACAACGTTTCCGTGCAGGATCCCTACGTTCGTCTGGCCCCGCCCAACGCCCCGGCGACCGGCGCCTTCATGGTCATCAAGAACAACGGCGACAAGGATGTCAAAGTGGTCAAGGCCGACAACCCGGTCTCCAAAGTCACCGAACTGCACACCCACCTCAACGAGGGTGGCGTCATGAAAATGCGGCCGGTGCCGAGCATCGACATCAAGGCCAAGGGCGAAGCCGTCCTCAAACCGGGCAGCCTGCACGTCATGATGATCGACCTCAAGGCACCGATGAAGGAAGGCGATGTCGTGCCGATCACCCTGAGCTTCGACGATGGCAGCACCAAGCAGGTCGACGCCAAGGTCGTCCGCCCGATGGCCGCGCCGATGCCGGCAGCCATGGAGCACAAACACTGA
- a CDS encoding SCO family protein → MAERILMAIAALLAALILGVVLFWQPEMPERPLPKAVIAAGGDFTLQSASGPVALKDYRGKLVLVYFGYTYCPDICPTSLAATAEGLKQLTPEELARVAMIFVSVDPKRDTPERLKEYVDFFHPAIVGVTGTPENIAEIAKRYGVFYAEQKIETAGGGYVVDHSADTFIVAPDGQLVGKMAHATPPDQVVVAIRKYLNQP, encoded by the coding sequence ATGGCCGAACGCATACTGATGGCAATCGCCGCCTTGCTGGCCGCGCTGATTCTCGGCGTCGTCCTCTTCTGGCAGCCGGAAATGCCCGAGCGGCCGTTGCCCAAGGCAGTCATCGCCGCCGGCGGCGATTTCACACTGCAGTCGGCGAGCGGCCCTGTGGCGCTCAAGGACTACCGCGGCAAGCTGGTGCTCGTCTATTTCGGCTACACCTACTGCCCGGACATCTGCCCGACCTCACTGGCGGCGACGGCCGAAGGTCTCAAGCAGCTGACGCCCGAGGAGCTGGCCAGGGTGGCGATGATCTTCGTCTCGGTCGACCCGAAACGCGATACGCCCGAGCGCCTCAAGGAATACGTCGACTTCTTCCATCCAGCCATCGTCGGGGTGACCGGCACGCCGGAAAACATCGCCGAAATCGCCAAGCGCTATGGCGTCTTCTACGCCGAGCAGAAGATCGAAACAGCTGGTGGCGGCTACGTCGTTGATCATTCGGCCGATACCTTCATCGTCGCCCCCGACGGTCAGCTGGTCGGCAAGATGGCCCACGCCACGCCGCCGGATCAGGTCGTCGTCGCCATCCGCAAGTATTTGAACCAACCCTGA